In one Nicotiana tomentosiformis chromosome 6, ASM39032v3, whole genome shotgun sequence genomic region, the following are encoded:
- the LOC104091268 gene encoding SUMO-activating enzyme subunit 1B-1-like isoform X2, which produces MGKEGEELTEQETAIYDRQIRVWGVDAQRRYSKSHIFVSGLKGTVVEFCKNIVLAGVGSLTLNDDRFVAEELLSANFLVPPDENITRGKSLAELCCESLKDFNPMVSVSVEKGDLANFDVEFFQKFDAVVISCCSLLTKKSVNAKCRKLPRRVAFYHVECRDSCGEIFVDLQNYSYSKEAIAVPWRSLPKRMTKLYFAMRVIERFEVLERCNPGDTCADDLPNVLKLRKELCEAQCINESQIPDSLLERLLASEHEFPPVCAIVGGVLVQEVIKAISGKGDPLKNIFFFDATDGKGIIEDISNVNS; this is translated from the exons ATGGGAAAGGAAGGCGAGGAATTGACAGAGCAAGAGACTGCCATATATGATCGTCagattagggtttggggtgtCGATGCTCAGCGAAGGTATTC CAAATCTCATATATTTGTCAGTGGACTGAAAGGGACTGTTGTTGAG TTCTGCAAGAATATTGTCTTGGCCGGAGTAGGTAGTTTGACGCTCAATGATGATCGATTTGTAGCAGAAGAGCTACTGTCTGCTAACTTCTTAGTTCCTCCCGATGAAAATATAACCCGCGGGAAATCACTTGCTGAGCTTTGTTGTGAATCACTTAAAGATTTCAACCCCATGGTTTCTGTTTCTGTTGAAAAAG GTGACCTGGCCAACTTCGATGTTGAATTCTTTCAGAAGTTCGATGCTGTTGTCATCAGTTGTTGCTCCCTTTTGACAAAA AAATCAGTCAATGCAAAGTGTCGCAAGTTGCCAAGGCGTGTCGCATTTTACCATGTAGAATGCCGAGATTCCTGCGGTGAGATATTTGTTGACTTGCAGAATTACAGCTACTCCAAG GAAGCCATTGCAGTCCCGTGGAGATCTCTACCCAAGAGAATGACAAAGCTATACTTTGCCATGAGAG TCATCGAGAGGTTTGAAGTGCTTGAAAGGTGCAATCCTGGAGATACTTGTGCGGATGACCTTCCGAATGTTTTGAAGTTGAGGAAGGAACTATGTGAGGCGCAG TGCATAAATGAATCTCAGATCCCAGATTCTCTCCTAGAAAGGTTGTTAGCATCTGAACATGAATTTCCTCCAGTTTGTGCCATTGTGGGAGGAGTCCTTGTACAG GAGGTTATTAAAGCAATATCTGGAAAAGGGGATCCCCTTAAAAACATTTTCTTCTTTGATGCCACAGACGGTAAAGGGATAATAGAGGACATATCTAATGTCAACAGCTGA
- the LOC104091268 gene encoding SUMO-activating enzyme subunit 1B-1-like isoform X1, producing the protein MGKEGEELTEQETAIYDRQIRVWGVDAQRRYSKSHIFVSGLKGTVVEFCKNIVLAGVGSLTLNDDRFVAEELLSANFLVPPDENITRGKSLAELCCESLKDFNPMVSVSVEKGDLANFDVEFFQKFDAVVISCCSLLTKKSVNAKCRKLPRRVAFYHVECRDSCGEIFVDLQNYSYSKKKNEETIECQLHCPSFEEAIAVPWRSLPKRMTKLYFAMRVIERFEVLERCNPGDTCADDLPNVLKLRKELCEAQCINESQIPDSLLERLLASEHEFPPVCAIVGGVLVQEVIKAISGKGDPLKNIFFFDATDGKGIIEDISNVNS; encoded by the exons ATGGGAAAGGAAGGCGAGGAATTGACAGAGCAAGAGACTGCCATATATGATCGTCagattagggtttggggtgtCGATGCTCAGCGAAGGTATTC CAAATCTCATATATTTGTCAGTGGACTGAAAGGGACTGTTGTTGAG TTCTGCAAGAATATTGTCTTGGCCGGAGTAGGTAGTTTGACGCTCAATGATGATCGATTTGTAGCAGAAGAGCTACTGTCTGCTAACTTCTTAGTTCCTCCCGATGAAAATATAACCCGCGGGAAATCACTTGCTGAGCTTTGTTGTGAATCACTTAAAGATTTCAACCCCATGGTTTCTGTTTCTGTTGAAAAAG GTGACCTGGCCAACTTCGATGTTGAATTCTTTCAGAAGTTCGATGCTGTTGTCATCAGTTGTTGCTCCCTTTTGACAAAA AAATCAGTCAATGCAAAGTGTCGCAAGTTGCCAAGGCGTGTCGCATTTTACCATGTAGAATGCCGAGATTCCTGCGGTGAGATATTTGTTGACTTGCAGAATTACAGCTACTCCAAG AAAAAGAATGAAGAAACAATTGAATGCCAACTACACTGTCCGAGTTTTGAG GAAGCCATTGCAGTCCCGTGGAGATCTCTACCCAAGAGAATGACAAAGCTATACTTTGCCATGAGAG TCATCGAGAGGTTTGAAGTGCTTGAAAGGTGCAATCCTGGAGATACTTGTGCGGATGACCTTCCGAATGTTTTGAAGTTGAGGAAGGAACTATGTGAGGCGCAG TGCATAAATGAATCTCAGATCCCAGATTCTCTCCTAGAAAGGTTGTTAGCATCTGAACATGAATTTCCTCCAGTTTGTGCCATTGTGGGAGGAGTCCTTGTACAG GAGGTTATTAAAGCAATATCTGGAAAAGGGGATCCCCTTAAAAACATTTTCTTCTTTGATGCCACAGACGGTAAAGGGATAATAGAGGACATATCTAATGTCAACAGCTGA